TTTAATAACCGTATATATGTTTCAATGAAATATAACTATTCCCTACAAACCTGGAATATATTTGGAACTTGTAAACACACCGCGACAGAGGGAGCTATGGCGAAGAATAGGGTGATGTGCTCGCTAGTCGGGACCTCAGTACACTCTTGTTTCTCTTCAGAGCGCATAAATCTTTCGCCTTTTACTAAAGATTTCCGTGGAGAGGAACATTAAGAGTTTCAAATAATTTTTTGATGCCCTGCGTAAGTGGGGCTTCCTAAATTGTGAAAGAAAGTGATTACCTACTGTAACCTATAACAGTGCCCCCTCTCTGTTAGATTAAGTCACTTATGTGAGTGTGGATGCATAGCAAAACAAAGGTCAGTGAGATAAAAGACGAgcacaaaacacattaaataccaCAATATTAAAAACCATGTTGTCATGCAGTTgagtaaaataatattaataacatatAGTTCACCGTTCAGTATTATCTAGTTGGCAAGTGCAGTTTTCTGCTGGCTTTACAAATATATGAGGGACTTGCTCTAGAGACCATATCGGTGAAGTGAGAGCTAAGGACAAAAGTAGTGTTAATAGTAATGGCTACATTTAGCTGCTATCTTAGCAACACCTTCAGATAATGAAGTCATCATTGCTATTTTAAGTGACAgcaatgcttcttttttttagcaACCTCAAGGTCCTCTGCTTTGATTatcagtcagtgagtcagtttCCTGTTGAATCTTTAACATCCTTTTTTTGTGAGAATGTGAAATAGCGTGTAGAGTAGGGACTAGCAGCTTCAAAGCTGTTTGACAGTCAGGTGGTTGGCTTCATCTTTCCTCTcttggtggtgagttgggtttttttgtgttttctgccaCACCAAATAGAGTATTTTGACCATTTTTGTGAACCTTTTTTGATTTGGCATTGTTTCTTCTTTGAACACCCAAGGTCTGTGTGAAAATAGAGAAACTCTTCAGTGTTTCTTCATCGCTCTAAGATAAACTCAACTCTGTGCCTCTGCTTCTTTAAGATGATGTTAAGGCCTAATAGAGTTGACTCTTAACATACTAAAGGACTGCAATAACTACTAGTAAACCAATGcgtgcatatacagtatgtatgtattGTTAGCGGGGACGCTTAATGcagtaatgttttttaaactgaaaaagtgtccccaccactttttaaacaaatggTTACCACGCAGCTATCTCCTACATTGTGTTGTCTCACTTTGTGCTTCAAGCCAACTTTTAACATCATGAAATATATGAGGGCTCAGTTTGAATCCATCACAGTCCTTTTCCTATGTAGAAAAAGAAGATGTGCATAGCTAGAACCAATATTTGCTTTAATAATTTGCAAAAAAGTAAATGCAACAGGAACCAGTTTTTATGGATATCTTCACTACAGTTTGGCTTTCTCAAGAAACTGTGGTCGGATGTTTAAGATAAAAGTCACTTTCTCATTCAGACTGATGAAACAGGAGGATGACTccattaaacaataaacacaccTAACATAACTGCATGAGGTATAGCTTAACACAATTCTGACAGAATTTAACAAATAGAAACATGGAAAGGGgaagcaaaacagaaaagtaaCATGGTTACATTATAACTAAAGTTATTGTGGGCCATACCAGGCTCAGCCCTACATTGCCACACCACCAGGCTCAGCTTTACTCGTCAGCCTATTGTTTGTTAGTTCATAGGGAAATGTAATACACTGTGCAGGAAAATTGTAGCCAAGATGCAAAAAGTGCTTATGTCTCATGAACCCAGTGCTTTTGAAGTAGATattaaatgtgattaaataaTCCCCAGAAAGGTATGCGCTTTTCAATACAGCAGAAACAATTGAAGATTCTTCAACTTGATTGAGTTGATAAActatttaagtattttctttaatgGACACTTACCAAAAAATCTTACTGAGTCGAGTTTCATAGTCGCTATGATATTAGAACTGTTGGTTTGATAGCACAAGCAATTTCAAAAACAACCTCTTACAAAAATGATGGGTCATTTTGTTACTATGTTTCCAAATTTTACTTAGCAAACCATTAATCAAGTAAATTATTGTCAGAGTATCCTGTATTTATATGAATAGTTTGTTACAGCCCTACTTTAGAGCTCTTTTGCATGGTTTTCTGACTGAACATCGCTCTCATTTAGTCACAGTGACGAACGCTTCCCTCCTGAACTCCAAcctttcctctgtgtgtctacGAGCAAGGCTTTCTGTAGCAGTGTGCTACTGGGCAGTAAAGGTTGCAGTGGAAACGGAGTGTTGGGTCAGATCAGCGGGAGATCAACACCCTAGTTTTATCCTCTTGCACGTGTCTCCTCTTACAGCAGCACTGAACTAAAGACCTGTCAGGACACTAGATGATCATCCTGCACAAAATGTATCGTTCGTCTGTCAGATTCTacacaaaaacaatgtcaaCTAAACTTCCTGTTGTGTAAAACCTACTGATGAAATCATACTAAGCACCCCATGGAGGAGCTGCATGTTGCAACGGTTTCCTCTCATCTGTGTTTCCTGACCTTTAGCTGTTGGTTTTAAATGCAGACTGACTGTAGTTAAACCCTGATCATTACAGGTCTGAACCGGACTGTCCCACACAATCTGTCAGGAAAGTCTGCGAGATCCCACCCCTGGATGGAGAAGTTAAAGAAACGCTTCTCTCTGAACAACCAGAGAAGATCCACGCGGTTCCGATCCACCGGCGTCCGGACCTGCTGTTGACTTGCGCAGACCTGGTGAACTCCGAGTGGCAGAGGAGCCAGGCGGCTCGGGTCCACTCCCTCCAGAAGTCCTGCGCAGATTTCCCTGTGTGCCTGGTTCTGCTGCAGGGCCACAGAGAGGCCGAGCGGCTGCTGGGCCACGCCCGTCTGTCCCTGGTTGTAGgccgcagcagcagcctgtTTGTGGAGTCAGTGGTGGTGTCCAAGGCGGAGCGAGGGAGGGGCTACGGTCGCACTCTGATGGAGGAGACTGAGCGCTACGCCAAGAGCAGAGGGTTCAAAAGCCTGTACCTGACGACCCACGATAAGCAGCACTTCTACGCCCACCTGGGATACGTACTGTCCACGCCCGTGCAGAACGCAGGCGCTATGACTTCGTTTGTTCCCATGGAGACGCTCTTAAGGTTCTCCAGAATGCAGAGTcgagagacaaacacacaagagcAAACACGGACAAAGATGGAGGCTCATGTACCTTGTGTTGTGGGGTCaactccacctcctccccccccacctcctccccctcagtCTGCAGGGCAGCTTGTAGTTCAGACTCTGACTGAAACTCCCCACAGAGACGCCAAAGGAGTTCCCATCTACtggatgcacaaacacatttgaccaacacacactcagatactgctggacacacactcagatactgctggacacacacacacacactcagacacgtgtttgtttctctgtgcaCACATCAATAGAAATATACAAATTCAAAAAAGCTCAATCACCATTAATGGTCTCTCAGACACAAAACCAgtgtgggaaaaaaacaggCTGTGGAAAATTCAGAGAGAAATAGAAATATTGTTATAAACCAAAGAAATGCAGAGGTTTTTTTTGGATTCAACTGGTTTATAAAAAATGCACATCTATTATAAATTGGAGTGCCCACCataccaaaatatttttttaaacttttttatgGGCTgtctaaaaaaacaagattcatTAAACCCTTCAGATATCATTCCCCTTCCCATGGCACACGCGGGATCTTTATAATATACAGGTTTTATGGCATTAAAACTAATTTGTTGGCATTTTATCATTGTCCAAACGGTATCCTTACTGAAGTGTGATGTGAAAACTTGAGTTCAGATAAACTCAGAAAGGATTTAACTTTCTGTGAAGTTTGAGAAATCTGCAGTTACACTTCAAGATGAAAAAAGGTAATATTGATGTGGATACATTCTGGATGCTTTATTATCTATTGAATCAAACTgtttcctctggagggaatcTTTTGGAAGGTATGGCATTCATAAATATGGCATTTGTTTAGATTAACAAACCAACAACTCAACATTCTTGATGTTTTTATGTGGAAGTGTAAACTTGATCATGAGGATTAATGTGCCTTGTTGAACTGCCATAGAAGTAAAGCTTTATTAGAATCACATTTCATGTGGATGAGTCCTAATCATCTAATAACTCTTTCCATTGTGAACATCTCCGGTAataaacatcatttataaacGTATacgcttgtttttcttttcaatatatTGCATCTTATttggctgctgcaacaaaaacatttcccagtttgggatacataaagtatttctgagtCTGATTCTGTTTTTGAATCATCAAATATAAGCTGACAAGGAGTTAGAATTggtaaaacaataacaacacaaactATTATGGGCTGCCCAGTATCAACAGTAAGTATTTATTACTCCTTGATCCCAATGCAGAAACGTTCCTCATATTAAATCTCTCTCCTGTCAGGAAGGCCTCGTCAGTGGGTGAGCAGCCATGGTGCTGTTTCActtccctctccctttcctcttACTCTTCTCTCTCTACCTTCTGTCACCGGCCCACCTGGGATACGTACTGTCCACGCCCGTGCAGAACGCAGGCGCTATGACTTCGTTTGTTCCCATGGAGACGCTCTTAAGGTTCTCCAGAATGCCGAGTcgagagacaaacacacaagagcAAACACGGACAAAGATGGAGGCTTATGTACCTTATGTTGTGGGGTCAACTCCACCTCCTCCTTCCATACGTCTTACtcttctctctctatcctcTGTCACCGGCCTCCCCCCATGGAGTTGacctcccccaccctccccttctggctgtggctgcagcagcaggtccGATCCTGCGGGAGCGGCCCTTCGTTGTGGTGTGGAACATGCCCACAGCTCAGTGCCACACACGCCACAACATCCACCTGGACCTGAGCGCCTTCGATATCGTGGAGAACCGAGAGCAGCGCTTTCCTGGGACAGGTGACGACCCCAGTGAAGTAGAGCGACCCCACTTTACTGTTCCCTGTCCAAACTGAAAATATTCTTGagataaatgatttaataacaGAGTATTTAGTATGTATATCTGTCTGCCAttgctatataaataatgttaatgGATGCATATTTCATATAGagatatgttttaaatgaccCAAAATTGGCAATTCTTGCCTGACGGCAGCAGGGTTTTCCTGGCTGGGTATTTTCCATCAATATAATTTGGGCTCTCAAATATATAGACATTAAACTGTTCACTTGCCTCCTTCAGCTCCATTTTTGCTGAATGCTGAACTGAAATGATCTGGATGGCTGAGATGTTGAATTTGTCCTGTCCAATTTATCAAAGcagttcattttaaataaagttgccTGCTGCTGCCTTGGTGAGGATGCTAAAGCTAAGTACAGTGGGCTAAATACGTcatgaaagcaaaacaacaagctaaaagaggctaaaagGATCGTAAAGCTGCCAGGCGTGGTTGGCCTTTAGTTTTCCATGTTTACTTTTTCTAGAAAATGACAATTTTCTACCGTGACCGCCTGGGGAAATATCCATACCTCTCCCGAGGCGGCGGGAAGGTTAATGGAGGGATCCCTCAGCTCAGCGACCTCTCAGGTCACCTTTCCCTGGCGCGGTCACAGATATCCGCCTATCTGCAGCCGAACTTCGATGGTTTAGCTGTTATCGACTAAATCTTTCGCTTTTTAACAAAAGATTTTCGTGGAGAGGAACGTTAAGAGTTTCAAATGATTTTTTGATGCCCTGCTTATGTGGGGCTTCCTTCCTTTATAAAAAAAGTAACTCCTGAAACAATATCATCCTCGTCCCCCGTGAAAGGTACCTCTCTAAGaacaatgataataacaataataataacaacaacaacaacaacaacaacaacagtgtacCATAAATAACGCAAGGCATAACTTACTAAATAGTgcaataaactgtaaataattgaagtgtaaagtaaataagaaaatgaacccccctccccctactcacaaaatgttgtcatttaagGGGCAtctcttctgttgtttttcccaTACCCTCTTTGCTCCCTCCATTCCTCATAGGACTGGCTCTCTGATCTTTCACAGCACCAATGGCCAAAGTACTGTAAATGGGCAGGTTGCTTCCTTACTTCCTGGCACTTTTTACAACGGATTCTGTCCGTCTTTTTTACATACTTTCTTTTGCCCGTTCCAGATTGTTCCCtctattcttttcttttcctgtacTGCTGGTTTGAGTACGGTATGTTAGTTTGACCTGATGTTAGCGCCTGAGTAGCTGCTGGAGGCATGTTGAGAAGCACCATTGGTGAGCTTCCAGGCGCAACCTGTGAGGGTCCAGGCACAGATGGTACCATATAAGGAATTGAgaatggtggtggtggtgcaaGGAAGGGACGTCAATAGtatggaggtggtggtggaacTTGCAGATGGCCAGTGGTCTTGATCCCTTCTTGAGCTTTGCCTCACCAGCAGTGTTTGGTGGCAGAACAAAGGTGTGAGGCTGAGGCAAACTGCCAGGATACAGAGTGGGCCCTTTCTGCATGGCCACAGGAAGCTTTTCAGGTCCTGCCATTGCTGCGTCAGGAGCTGGGATACCCTGCTTCAGGATCTGATGTTCCTGCAACCTGCAACGCCTGCTGAACCTtggaaaacatgaaacaatcaatattaataaacaatttGGGTAAGTATTACAGTGTAAGTACACATGTATCACCATTGGGTGACAGTTGCAGCTTTGAATTCTGGGAGCTGGATGGTGGTCTCAGTCATCAACTTGGCGTTGGTGATCACACACTCTCGGATGTGCTTATAAGCACGTGTCACCATTTTGAATCGTGAGACCCTCACTCCGTCACAGCGCACACTATTTGGGTAGAGCTGACAGAGCTTTGTGAAGATGGCCTCTACCACTCAGTTGCAGTCTGGCCACTGTGCGGGACTGTGAGCCCCAACGAAGCACCTGCAAATCCAACAGAATACTTATTAATGTTAATTACTAAagattgatatttgtttttacttttcagtGGCTTGATTTCCCTAAAGTTTTGAGGAAAACCCAGAAAGTGTTGGTCTGATTTATTCCATCTGACACACAGACTTGCTCATTTTGTACGCCTCCtagtaattgtttgttttggaccCAAGGAAGGAAAGGCGGTGTTCAAGTTAATAAGGACCCTTTCATAATCTTGGCTGCACTAATTAAGGTGGAGTTAGTATTTGAGTcagtttcagtcattttaaatgttgtagatAATGTATCGgtgtttatttaatgtaacATACCGTTTAGTGCTCTCCACACCTGGTGCCACAATGTTTTTGGTTGCCCTGAACCTCCCCTgttttagtgtgtttttgtgttgggcCGGATAGCTGGTCTTCCTCTTGTCAAACTCCTCCAGTACCTGCCACAGAGTGGTTATTTTGGAAAAACTCCACTCCACTTAAGGCCAGACGGTGATCTCGGTGAGACCAACTGTGCCAGCTCCTGGACGGCTCCGTACCCCTCCACATTGTCAGGACCAACACAATCCTACACAAA
The Eleginops maclovinus isolate JMC-PN-2008 ecotype Puerto Natales chromosome 1, JC_Emac_rtc_rv5, whole genome shotgun sequence genome window above contains:
- the LOC134870795 gene encoding N-alpha-acetyltransferase 80, whose translation is MSEPDCPTQSVRKVCEIPPLDGEVKETLLSEQPEKIHAVPIHRRPDLLLTCADLVNSEWQRSQAARVHSLQKSCADFPVCLVLLQGHREAERLLGHARLSLVVGRSSSLFVESVVVSKAERGRGYGRTLMEETERYAKSRGFKSLYLTTHDKQHFYAHLGYVLSTPVQNAGAMTSFVPMETLLRFSRMQSRETNTQEQTRTKMEAHVPCVVGSTPPPPPPPPPPQSAGQLVVQTLTETPHRDAKGVPIYWMHKHI